One region of Salvelinus sp. IW2-2015 linkage group LG6.1, ASM291031v2, whole genome shotgun sequence genomic DNA includes:
- the LOC111965077 gene encoding PR domain zinc finger protein 1 isoform X2 yields MLTTEGAHTVEHDVVKMDTEPHRDTETQMDTGSKMATDTDSKMEEADMMKWTEAEFEEKCTYIVKDTPREAGTESEGLTRAEASLPRNLAFKQLTDSKEVIGVASREYVPKGTRFGPLVGQIYTADSVPKDANRKYFWRIYSEGDFHHFVDGLDEERSNWMRYVNPAHSAGEQNLAACQNGTNIYFYTVRAIPPGTELLVWYCPEFAHRLHYPPSGELMMQKLKQSLLEAKQQASEEHVSSSSAPVKIEHSVSSILRGPTTSSKREPSRPLATRPCCADSPERPLYPRALYPPFRPHPHLTEEFLSLKTSPVQFGYTAIRSPGNQSSATPSPSARSSXESSPXGSPAAPQPTPPSSSFYXXGLGPFPGYXPPAAXLSSPFYPPGPHYSRYMLPHHYPLPGGGVPAVGGMFPRMYPLFSSLLPPHMPLLPGEAGSRFLLPDSSHPSFSTHRDFLLSAPTSAFSAATTLKDKAAPHYPNHPYPGHAHPHPHGHPHAPTSGSPTAGTAAPSERVPTKPTSALLGSASGRQEEEAMNLSKMKRGGGSTGYKTLPYPLKKQNGKIKYECNVCSKTFGQLSNLKVHLRVHSGERPFKCSTCSKGFTQLAHLQKHFLVHTGEKPHECSVCHKRFSSTSNLKTHLRLHSGEKPYSCKLCPAKFTQFVHLKLHKRLHSRERPHKCPHCHRHYIHLCSLRLHLKGYCLAAVTSSGGPTPSPSTQEELQRINEEIERFDMSDHAERLDQLQGGVEVEAVLEKQVLGMLWREMDLKTSGYHHHKGGASELQSTGCGLYNSVNETSVIKLRRSSPLLPSNVTIKQESEEQA; encoded by the exons ATGTTGACTACTGAGGGGGCCCACACCGTAGAGCACGACGTCGTCAAAATGGACACAGAACCCCATAGGGACACGGAAACTCAGATGGACACTGGATCCAAAATGGCCACCGACACAGACTCTAAGATGGAGGAGGCGGACATGATGAAGTGGACGGAGGCAGAGTTTGAGGAGAAGTGTACCTACATCGTCAAGGATACTCCGCGGGAGGCAGGAACGGAGAGCGAGGGGTTAACGAGAGCAGAGGCCTCGCTGCCTCGTAACCTGGCCTTCAAACAACTAACTGATTCCAAAGAG GTGATTGGAGTGGCCAGCAGAGAGTACGTTCCCAAAGGAACACGCTTCGGCCCCCTGGTGGGTCAGATTTACACTGCAGACAGCGTCCCCAAAGACGCCAACAGGAAGTACTTCTGGAGG ATCTACTCGGAGGGCGACTTCCACCACTTTGTGGACGGCCTGGACGAGGAGCGTTCTAACTGGATGCGCTACGTCAACCCGGCCCACTCGGCGGGGGAGCAGAACCTGGCGGCGTGCCAAAATGGCACGAACATCTATTTCTACACGGTGAGGGCCATCCCCCCTGGCACYGAGCTGCTGGTGTGGTACTGCCCAGAGTTCGCTCACCGCCTCCACTACCCGCCCTCTGGAGAGCTCATGATGCAGAAACTCA agCAGTCTCTGCTGGAAGCCAAGCAGCAGGCCAGTGAGGAGCATGTCAGCAGCAGCAGCGCCCCAGTCAAGATAGAACACAGTGTCTCCTCCATCCTCAGGGGCCCCACCACCTCCAGCAAGAGGGAGCCCAGCCGGCCACTGGCCACACGACCCTGCTGTGCTGACAGCCCCGAGCGACCCCTGTACCCCCGTGCCCTCTACCCCCCATTCCGCCCCCACCCTCATCTAACGGAAGAGTTCCTGAGCCTTAAGACAAGCCCGGTACAGTTTGGTTACACAGCAATCAGATCACCAGGCAACCAGTCGTCRGCGACCCCGAGTCCGTCGGCGCGGAGCAGTCMGGAGAGTAGCCCCSACGGTAGCCCCGCAGCTCCCCAACCCACACCCCCATCCTCCTCTTTYTACCSCMRAGGTTTGGGYCCCTTCCCAGGCTACYCTCCRCCAGCCGCCYCCCTTTCCTCGCCCTTCTACCCTCCCGGCCCCCACTACTCCCGCTACATGCTACCCCACCACTACCCACTACCTGGGGGTGGGGTGCCCGCTGTCGGGGGCATGTTTCCAAGAATGTACCCTCTCTTCAGCAGCCTGCTGCCCCCCCACATGCCCCTGCTGCCTGGGGAGGCGGGGAGCAGGTTCTTACTACCTGACTCCTCCCACCCCTCATTCTCCACCCACAGGGACTTCCTCCTCTCCGCCCCCACCAGTGCCTTCTCGGCCGCCACCACCCTCAAGGACAAGGCCGCCCCCCACTACCCCAATCACCCCTACCCTGGCCATGCTCATCCTCACCCACACGGGCACCCCCACGCCCCCACCAGCGGCTCCCCTACGGCGGGCACGGCGGCCCCTAGCGAGCGTGTGCCCACCAAGCCTACCTCAGCCCTGCTGGGTAGTGCCAGCGGCCGGCAAGAGGAGGAGGCCATGAACCTGAGCAAgatgaagcgtggtggtggctcTACAGGCTACAAGACCCTGCCTTACCCACTCAAGAAGCAGAACGGCAAGATCAAGTACGAGTGTAACGTCTGCAGCAAGACCTTCGGCCAGCTCTCTAACCTCAAG GTGCACTTGCGTGTCCACAGTGGTGAGCGACCCTTCAAGTGTTCGACCTGCAGTAAGGGCTTCACCCAGCTGGCCCACCTGCAGAAACACTTCCTGgtgcacactggagagaagccccaTGAGTGCTCG GTGTGCCATAAGCGCTTCAGCAGCACCAGCAACCTAAAGACCCACCTGCGCCTCCACTCGGGTGAGAAGCCCTACTCGTGCAAGCTCTGCCCTGCCAAGTTCACCCAGTTTGTCCACCTCAAGCTGCACAAGCGCCTTCACTCCCGCGAGCGGCCACACAAGTGCCCCCACTGCCACCGCCACTACATTCACCTGTGCAGCCTGCGGCTACACCTGAAGGGCTACTGCCTGGCTGCCGTCACCTCCTCAGGTGGCCCCACCCCCAGCCCCTCCACCCAGGAAGAGCTCCAGCGCATCAACGAGGAGATTGAGCGCTTCGACATGAGCGACCACGCTGAGAGGCTGGACCAGCTCCAGGGAGGGGTTGAGGTCGAGGCTGTCCTGGAGAAGCAAGTCCTGGGGATGCTGTGGAGGGAGATGGACCTCAAGACCTCCGGCTACCACCACCACAAGGGCGGCGCAAGCGAACTCCAGTCTACAGGTTGCGGCCTGTACAATTCAGTCAACGAGACGTCGGTTATCAAACTGCGCAGAAGCAGTCCGCTTCTTCCCTCCAACGTCACGATCAAGCAGGAGTCCGAGGAACAGGCTTGA
- the LOC111965077 gene encoding PR domain zinc finger protein 1 isoform X1, whose amino-acid sequence MCGWDQSFSATSHSSAMLTTEGAHTVEHDVVKMDTEPHRDTETQMDTGSKMATDTDSKMEEADMMKWTEAEFEEKCTYIVKDTPREAGTESEGLTRAEASLPRNLAFKQLTDSKEVIGVASREYVPKGTRFGPLVGQIYTADSVPKDANRKYFWRIYSEGDFHHFVDGLDEERSNWMRYVNPAHSAGEQNLAACQNGTNIYFYTVRAIPPGTELLVWYCPEFAHRLHYPPSGELMMQKLKQSLLEAKQQASEEHVSSSSAPVKIEHSVSSILRGPTTSSKREPSRPLATRPCCADSPERPLYPRALYPPFRPHPHLTEEFLSLKTSPVQFGYTAIRSPGNQSSATPSPSARSSXESSPXGSPAAPQPTPPSSSFYXXGLGPFPGYXPPAAXLSSPFYPPGPHYSRYMLPHHYPLPGGGVPAVGGMFPRMYPLFSSLLPPHMPLLPGEAGSRFLLPDSSHPSFSTHRDFLLSAPTSAFSAATTLKDKAAPHYPNHPYPGHAHPHPHGHPHAPTSGSPTAGTAAPSERVPTKPTSALLGSASGRQEEEAMNLSKMKRGGGSTGYKTLPYPLKKQNGKIKYECNVCSKTFGQLSNLKVHLRVHSGERPFKCSTCSKGFTQLAHLQKHFLVHTGEKPHECSVCHKRFSSTSNLKTHLRLHSGEKPYSCKLCPAKFTQFVHLKLHKRLHSRERPHKCPHCHRHYIHLCSLRLHLKGYCLAAVTSSGGPTPSPSTQEELQRINEEIERFDMSDHAERLDQLQGGVEVEAVLEKQVLGMLWREMDLKTSGYHHHKGGASELQSTGCGLYNSVNETSVIKLRRSSPLLPSNVTIKQESEEQA is encoded by the exons ATGTGTGGCTGGGACCAAAGCTTCTCG gCTACCTCTCATAGCTCGGCCATGTTGACTACTGAGGGGGCCCACACCGTAGAGCACGACGTCGTCAAAATGGACACAGAACCCCATAGGGACACGGAAACTCAGATGGACACTGGATCCAAAATGGCCACCGACACAGACTCTAAGATGGAGGAGGCGGACATGATGAAGTGGACGGAGGCAGAGTTTGAGGAGAAGTGTACCTACATCGTCAAGGATACTCCGCGGGAGGCAGGAACGGAGAGCGAGGGGTTAACGAGAGCAGAGGCCTCGCTGCCTCGTAACCTGGCCTTCAAACAACTAACTGATTCCAAAGAG GTGATTGGAGTGGCCAGCAGAGAGTACGTTCCCAAAGGAACACGCTTCGGCCCCCTGGTGGGTCAGATTTACACTGCAGACAGCGTCCCCAAAGACGCCAACAGGAAGTACTTCTGGAGG ATCTACTCGGAGGGCGACTTCCACCACTTTGTGGACGGCCTGGACGAGGAGCGTTCTAACTGGATGCGCTACGTCAACCCGGCCCACTCGGCGGGGGAGCAGAACCTGGCGGCGTGCCAAAATGGCACGAACATCTATTTCTACACGGTGAGGGCCATCCCCCCTGGCACYGAGCTGCTGGTGTGGTACTGCCCAGAGTTCGCTCACCGCCTCCACTACCCGCCCTCTGGAGAGCTCATGATGCAGAAACTCA agCAGTCTCTGCTGGAAGCCAAGCAGCAGGCCAGTGAGGAGCATGTCAGCAGCAGCAGCGCCCCAGTCAAGATAGAACACAGTGTCTCCTCCATCCTCAGGGGCCCCACCACCTCCAGCAAGAGGGAGCCCAGCCGGCCACTGGCCACACGACCCTGCTGTGCTGACAGCCCCGAGCGACCCCTGTACCCCCGTGCCCTCTACCCCCCATTCCGCCCCCACCCTCATCTAACGGAAGAGTTCCTGAGCCTTAAGACAAGCCCGGTACAGTTTGGTTACACAGCAATCAGATCACCAGGCAACCAGTCGTCRGCGACCCCGAGTCCGTCGGCGCGGAGCAGTCMGGAGAGTAGCCCCSACGGTAGCCCCGCAGCTCCCCAACCCACACCCCCATCCTCCTCTTTYTACCSCMRAGGTTTGGGYCCCTTCCCAGGCTACYCTCCRCCAGCCGCCYCCCTTTCCTCGCCCTTCTACCCTCCCGGCCCCCACTACTCCCGCTACATGCTACCCCACCACTACCCACTACCTGGGGGTGGGGTGCCCGCTGTCGGGGGCATGTTTCCAAGAATGTACCCTCTCTTCAGCAGCCTGCTGCCCCCCCACATGCCCCTGCTGCCTGGGGAGGCGGGGAGCAGGTTCTTACTACCTGACTCCTCCCACCCCTCATTCTCCACCCACAGGGACTTCCTCCTCTCCGCCCCCACCAGTGCCTTCTCGGCCGCCACCACCCTCAAGGACAAGGCCGCCCCCCACTACCCCAATCACCCCTACCCTGGCCATGCTCATCCTCACCCACACGGGCACCCCCACGCCCCCACCAGCGGCTCCCCTACGGCGGGCACGGCGGCCCCTAGCGAGCGTGTGCCCACCAAGCCTACCTCAGCCCTGCTGGGTAGTGCCAGCGGCCGGCAAGAGGAGGAGGCCATGAACCTGAGCAAgatgaagcgtggtggtggctcTACAGGCTACAAGACCCTGCCTTACCCACTCAAGAAGCAGAACGGCAAGATCAAGTACGAGTGTAACGTCTGCAGCAAGACCTTCGGCCAGCTCTCTAACCTCAAG GTGCACTTGCGTGTCCACAGTGGTGAGCGACCCTTCAAGTGTTCGACCTGCAGTAAGGGCTTCACCCAGCTGGCCCACCTGCAGAAACACTTCCTGgtgcacactggagagaagccccaTGAGTGCTCG GTGTGCCATAAGCGCTTCAGCAGCACCAGCAACCTAAAGACCCACCTGCGCCTCCACTCGGGTGAGAAGCCCTACTCGTGCAAGCTCTGCCCTGCCAAGTTCACCCAGTTTGTCCACCTCAAGCTGCACAAGCGCCTTCACTCCCGCGAGCGGCCACACAAGTGCCCCCACTGCCACCGCCACTACATTCACCTGTGCAGCCTGCGGCTACACCTGAAGGGCTACTGCCTGGCTGCCGTCACCTCCTCAGGTGGCCCCACCCCCAGCCCCTCCACCCAGGAAGAGCTCCAGCGCATCAACGAGGAGATTGAGCGCTTCGACATGAGCGACCACGCTGAGAGGCTGGACCAGCTCCAGGGAGGGGTTGAGGTCGAGGCTGTCCTGGAGAAGCAAGTCCTGGGGATGCTGTGGAGGGAGATGGACCTCAAGACCTCCGGCTACCACCACCACAAGGGCGGCGCAAGCGAACTCCAGTCTACAGGTTGCGGCCTGTACAATTCAGTCAACGAGACGTCGGTTATCAAACTGCGCAGAAGCAGTCCGCTTCTTCCCTCCAACGTCACGATCAAGCAGGAGTCCGAGGAACAGGCTTGA